Part of the bacterium genome, TCGCGCTCGACGGTCGTGGAGGCTACGGCGTGACGCCGGCCGCGTCGCGGCCGGGGTGGCGATAGCGGTATCGGTCCATCTTGATGAGCGCCTGATAACTGCCGAAGCGGGCCGGATCGGTGGCGGCCGCGTCGAGCGGTTCGGGCGCATCCGGCTCCGTCCCATCGAACACGCGGCGGAGCCTGTAGGTCGTGAATCGCTCGGCCGGAATCCTGCCGGCATCGCGGATCCAGCGGCGCAGCTCGGAGGGGGGGACGAGTTGGCCGAAGCCGGCGCCGGCCGACGTGGAGATGCTCTCGTTGATGAGCGTCCCGCCGACGTCGTTGGCGCCGGCGCCCAGCAGCAGCTGCGCCATCCGCGGGCCTTCCTTGACCCAGGAGACTTGGAGGTTCGGGATCGCGCGGCCGAGCACGATGCGGGCCGCCGCGTGCACGCGCACGACCTCCAGGCCCGTCGGCCCCGGGCGGAGCCCCGCCACGAGCCGCCGCCGCCACATCGGGGCCTCCGTGTGGACGAAGCTCAAGGGCACGAACTCGGTGAATCCGCCCGAGCCGCGCTGCAGGTCGCGCAGGAGCACGAGGTGGCGCGCCTGGTGGGCCGGGGTCTCCGCGTGCCCAAACATCATGGTGGACGTCGTGGGGATGCCGAGCTCGTGCGCCGTCCTGATGACCTCGATCCACTGCGCGGTACGGATCCGGCCGGGGGCGAGGCGGTCCCGCAGTTCGTCGTCCAGAATCTCGGCGGCCGTCCCGGGCAGGCTGCCCACGCCGGCGGCCCTGAGCTCGCGCAGGTAGTCGCGCACCGTGCGGCCCGAGCGGACGGCGCCGTACAGCACCTCTTCCGGCGAGAACGCGTGAATGTGAATGTCCGGGAGCGCCGCCTTGATCCTCCGGGTGAGCCGGATGTACAGGTCACCGTCCATCTTGGGCGGCAGGCCGGCCTGCACGCACACCTCGGTGGCGCCAAGGTCCCAGGCCTCCTGCGCGCGCCGGACGATCTCCTCTTCCGGTAGGAAGTAGCCTTCTTCTTCGCGGAAGTCGCGGCTGAAGGCGCAGAAGCCGCAGCCCTTGATGCACACGTTGGTGAAGTTGATGTTGCGGTTGACGACGTAGGTCACGACGTCGCCGACGGTGTCGCGGCGCAGGGCGTCCGCGGCCGCCGTGAGCGCGGTCGCATCACGCCCCGAGGCCCGAAGCAGGGTCTCGGCCTCCTCGGCGGTCAGGTCGCCGCCGGACAGCGCGCGGTCGAGGGCACGGGCCACCGCGGGCCCGGTGTGCGCAAGGAGGCGCGCGAGCGAGGAGCCGGGGTCAGGTTCCGTGCCGGTGTCCATCGTAGAGGGGGCCTCCCTTGGCATAGCCGTCGGCGTCCGCGGCGTCGCGCAGCCGTTCGAGCAGGGGCGGCGCGATGTATTCGGAGCGCCGGCGCACGTATTCCGGATAGACGGCGAGGCGCGGCCGGAGCGCCAGGCCGGCCGCCTCGGTCCGGGCGCGGAGCGCTCCGATCTGGGGCCACGGCGCTTCCGGGTTCACGAAATCGATGGTCAGCGGAGAGATCCCGCCCCAATCGTTGATTCCCGCCTCGAGATACACCTCGTACCCCGGCGCGGTGAGATTCGGCGGCACCTGGATGTTCATCTCCGGGCCGAGGATGAGGCGCGCCACGGCCGCC contains:
- the cofH gene encoding 5-amino-6-(D-ribitylamino)uracil--L-tyrosine 4-hydroxyphenyl transferase CofH, which produces MDTGTEPDPGSSLARLLAHTGPAVARALDRALSGGDLTAEEAETLLRASGRDATALTAAADALRRDTVGDVVTYVVNRNINFTNVCIKGCGFCAFSRDFREEEGYFLPEEEIVRRAQEAWDLGATEVCVQAGLPPKMDGDLYIRLTRRIKAALPDIHIHAFSPEEVLYGAVRSGRTVRDYLRELRAAGVGSLPGTAAEILDDELRDRLAPGRIRTAQWIEVIRTAHELGIPTTSTMMFGHAETPAHQARHLVLLRDLQRGSGGFTEFVPLSFVHTEAPMWRRRLVAGLRPGPTGLEVVRVHAAARIVLGRAIPNLQVSWVKEGPRMAQLLLGAGANDVGGTLINESISTSAGAGFGQLVPPSELRRWIRDAGRIPAERFTTYRLRRVFDGTEPDAPEPLDAAATDPARFGSYQALIKMDRYRYRHPGRDAAGVTP